A single Panthera uncia isolate 11264 chromosome E2 unlocalized genomic scaffold, Puncia_PCG_1.0 HiC_scaffold_19, whole genome shotgun sequence DNA region contains:
- the LOC125916166 gene encoding interferon lambda-4-like, which translates to MGPRGAAAVAVGLWVLVTAGEAADPGVTTPRRCLLSHYRSLDPRAVAAVKALRDRYVSDAQTSPPVPEGPLRPSAQQESPPSQRLGSAARRLSLTPTLVPQEEETLSWRPRNCSFRPRRDPPRPWSCARLRLVARGLEDAQAVLSRLRSPERFPGIGPILELLAAARRDVGACLELVRPGSWRKSLRPPRTRPQTRRADSPGCHEASVVFNLLRLLTWDLRLVADSGPCL; encoded by the exons ATGGGGCCGAGAGGCGCAGCCGCGGTGGCCGTGGGGCTGTGGGTCTTGGTGACGGCGGGCGAGGCGGCGGACCCTGGCGTGACGACACCCCGGCGCTGCCTGCTGTCACACTACCGCTCGCTGGACCCCAGGGCGGTGGCGGCGGTCAAGGCGCTGAGGGACCGCTACGTGAGTGACGCGCAGACCTCTCCACCCGTCCCCGAGGGCCCCCTGCGTCCCAGCGCCCAGCAG GAATCCCCGCCTTCCCAGCGCTTGGGGAGCGCAGCGAGGAGGCTCAGCCTCACCCCGACCCTTGTCCCACAGGAGGAGGAGACCCTGAGCTGGAGGCCGCGCAACTGCTCCTTTCGCCCAAGGAGGGACCCTCCGCGTCCCTGG TCGTGCGCGCGGCTTCGCCTGGTGGCCCGGGGCCTCGAGGACGCCCAGGCCGTGCTGAGCCGCTTGCGGAGCCCGGAGCGGTTCCCCGGCATCGGCCCGATCCTGGAGCTGCTGGCGGCTGCGCGGCGGGACGTGGGGGCCTGC CTCGAGCTGGTCCGGCCAGGCTCCTGGAGGAAGTCCCTCAGGCCACCGAGGACGCGTCCCCAAACACGCAGAGCT GACTCGCCTGGGTGCCACGAAGCCAGCGTCGTCTTCAACCTCCTGCGCCTGCTCACGTGGGACCTGAGGCTGGTGGCAGACTCGGGGCCTTGTCTGTGA